From Aquarana catesbeiana isolate 2022-GZ linkage group LG05, ASM4218655v1, whole genome shotgun sequence:
TGTCTGATCTGATCCATCAGCTGGAGATAAAGAAGGAGGATCTGTCCAGGAAGATggaggacattgaggagctgtgtaacatgactgacccactgactgtcctacaggaatcagacacaggggacttgtgtgatactgaggagggagatgatgaggacagagagagacatgatagactcctccatgatggaggggatctggatgtgtctggaatctcacacacattacacacagggttATCTGATATGATAAAAGAGGtaaatgtattcttctatatacagGAAGCTTCAGACATATTGCTGGATGTGAACACAGCTCATAATaatctacagatatcagatgacaTGAAAACTGTATTCTGGTCAGATATAGAGcagaatcgtccagaaacaccGGAGAGATTTCAGAGGTGGCCCCAGGTATTAAGCAGTCGGAGATTTTCCTCGGggcgacattactgggaagtggatgtcagtGAGGTAGAAAATTACATGATAGGGATGTGTTATCCCAGTGTAGAGAGGGGAGGATGGCAGTCAGGGATTGGAAATAATAACAAGTCCTGGTGTTTGTATAGGTATAGCGGTGTGTGTTCTCTAAAACATGACAATAAACATATCAGAATATCTCCCaatctctccagtaacagagtcaggatctatgtggattatgaggccgggcggctgtccttttatgatctgtgtgacccgatccgacacctccacaccttcaccaccaccttcactgagcccctccatgccggGTTACGTGTAGGAAAAGGTTCTATAACAATATCTGGGGGTGAAAGGCGACGtgagaaataataatataacagaaaatctgCCCAaacctgctgacatcacagaaatctgaatcTGATTATTTGCAACTAATGGAATAATGCAGAAGATTCATATTCCATATGTCATAAATCTAAAGGTTCCCAACACAAACAATCACAGCATTGAAACAAAAAATGGGGGGATGGTGGGGGAAGGGGTAAACCCAATAGAAATTGGTTTTAAAGGGGTTACTCTGTGCAACAATGTAGTCAATGGTCTTGATTAATAAAATAATTCTGTTTATTCAATCAACTtaacttttaaaatcacatgtaAAGGTAAATTATGCAAATGAACACAACAATAATGTAAGTGCGGCTGCTAGTAACAAAACAGACAGGACTAACATTACAAAAGACAACATATAAAGCTACCACATCTGTTTGTATTTAACTGGTATTCCAAAAATCCGTCAGACCGTCAGTGCTAGTATGGTGGCTCCTCGGAAGCTTCTGCTGCGGTGATCCCAGTACTGAAAAGTTCCTTAGTCAGTGTGGTGTCCGTGTGGTATCCGCCGCTCTTGGAGCCCACTGCGATCAGGAAATCCCAGCTGCGGTAAGCCGCCGTGCACTCTCCTCAGCCCGCTGCGCATGGACCGGGCAGCGTTGTGACGTCTCGCCCAGCAGCCACCCAAAGGATTCCTAACGTTGGACAGAGGAAGCACTGACATCCAAGCTTAGATGACCGTACCGCCCAGGAGTCTTGCAGTAAAGATGTAGATGGTAACGTACAGCCACCTCAATAGGATTGATTGTCATAGCAACTCTATTTGCAGGTTGTAATACCATACTGCTTAGCATAACCGTCTCCAATAACACCTGATTAAGATGTGTTGATTGAAATCAATGATCCTAGTCTTTGCTTGGAATTTGTCTGAACCATGAACCTGTATAACATAAACCAAGATTTACAAATGACTTACTAATTGCTATTTAGCCATCATTCACATACAAGAGGAACGTTCCTTACCCTCCTTAACAGGATTTTTGGAATACCAGTTAAATACAAACCCTGATTCAACAGATGTGAATACGCTTAGCACTTCACTACCCAGGTTCACCATAGGTGCTTCCTCTTTATTGCACCCTCCACCCCCACTTGCATTATGCCACGTTTGACTGTAAAAGTTAAAATTCAAATGATATAGAACCATTGACCAAGGAGTTATTAAACACCACAATTTGGCTAATTTGATGGCCCTTAATGGTCACCGAGGCATAATGGGACACGCCCTGACCGGGTAGCTTTATATGTTGTCTTTTGTAATGTTAGTCCTGTCTGTTTTGTTACTAGCGGCCGCACTTACATTATTGTTGTGTTCATTTGCATAATTTACCTTtacatgtgattttaaaagttaAGTTGATTGAATAAACAGAATTATTTTATTAATCAAGACCATTGACTACATTGTTGCACAGAGTAACCCCTTTAAAACCCATTTCTATTGGGTTTACCCCTTCCCCCACCATCCCCCCATTTTTTGTTCTAGTGATTTGtatggttacagcaacaatacCCTAATGGGTTAAAAGTGTACGGGCAATCGCGAATATCGTTACCCAGTACAGGTGTTACTCACGTTTTCCCTTGTTTCCAATCCCCCAACCCCTTTCCCCTTCCTAATCTTTTTTGAATCACAGCATTGAGAAATCTCAGCACAGGAAAGTGTGATTTATTCTCTTATAGTGACAATAATAAGATTTGGGGTTTTCAGGGgttcattaagggccagttcacaccacatgcagtccagtgcgtttttttctgcataaaaaattcatagaaagtaggttatatggttttcaatggtatagttcacaccagtgcttgcagttccagttccagaaaaaaagtagaacatgctgcatttttcctgcactggaatgtactggaacgctgtaaaacgcacaaaaaacgcactggaacacccatgttcttattaaggttaagggaaaaaaatagggggggggaatgcactggactgcatcaaaaacgcaccaaaaacgcgcataaaaaaaagcatctggagagcatccggactgcgtttctatggtgtgaactggcccttataatGACAATAATAAGATTTGGGGTTTTCAGGGgttcattaagggccagttcacgccacatgcagtccagtgcgttttttttctgcatcaaaaacacatagaaagtaggttatatggttttcaatggcatagtttacatcagtgcttgcagttccagtgcgtttcagttgcagaaaaaaagtagaacatgctgcattttttctgcactggactgtactggaacgctgtaaaaagcatcaaaaac
This genomic window contains:
- the LOC141145572 gene encoding E3 ubiquitin/ISG15 ligase TRIM25-like, with protein sequence MASADVRQELDCSVCLNIYTDPVNLRCGHNFCRVCIDGVLDTQEGSGGYSCPQCREEFQDQPVLHRNITLRNIVEAFRSSQLEEGKTGIFCTYCYHSPVPAVKSCLHCEASLCDNHLRIHSKSPEHVLTDPTTSMENRKCSIHRELLKYYCTEDSACICVSCRLDGEHRGHKVETLDEASEKKKQKLRNVLQKLMTEREETEKRVQSLQDRRRKVQEKSAGLTERVTALFIELRRHLEDLENRVLRNISSQEERISLSDLIHQLEIKKEDLSRKMEDIEELCNMTDPLTVLQESDTGDLCDTEEGDDEDRERHDRLLHDGGDLDVSGISHTLHTGLSDMIKEVNVFFYIQEASDILLDVNTAHNNLQISDDMKTVFWSDIEQNRPETPERFQRWPQVLSSRRFSSGRHYWEVDVSEVENYMIGMCYPSVERGGWQSGIGNNNKSWCLYRYSGVCSLKHDNKHIRISPNLSSNRVRIYVDYEAGRLSFYDLCDPIRHLHTFTTTFTEPLHAGLRVGKGSITISGGERRREK